One Panicum virgatum strain AP13 chromosome 9K, P.virgatum_v5, whole genome shotgun sequence genomic region harbors:
- the LOC120649569 gene encoding photosystem I reaction center subunit III, chloroplastic-like — translation MAALAAFSTAAFAAKPRLPRARLSVACSATGGGDSSSSGSGVSLASSVKTFSAALALSSVLLSSAATSPPPAAADIAGLTPCKESKAFAKREKNSIKKLTASLNKYAPDSAPALAINATIEKTKRRFENYGKFGLLCGADGLPHLIVSGDQRHWGEFITPGLLFLYIAGWIGWVGRSYLIAISGEKKPAMREIIIDVELATRLLPRGFIWPVAAYRELINGELVVDDKDIGYY, via the coding sequence atggccgccctcgccgccttcTCCACGGCCGCCTTCGCCGCCAAGCCGCgcctgccccgcgcgcgcctctCCGTGGCCTGCTccgccaccggcggcggggacagcagcagcagcggcagcggcgtctCGCTTGCCTCCTCCGTCAAGACCTTCTCGGCCGCGCTGGCGCTGTCGTCGGTGCTCCTCTCCTCggccgccacctcccctccgcccgccgccgccgacatcgCCGGCCTCACCCCGTGCAAGGAGTCCAAGGCGTTCGCCAAGCGCGAGAAGAACTCGATCAAGAAGCTGACCGCCTCGCTCAACAAGTACGCCCCCGACAGCGCCCCCGCGCTCGCCATCAACGCCACCATCGAGAAGACCAAGCGCCGCTTCGAGAACTACGGCAAGTTCGGCCTGCTCTGCGGCGCCGACGGCCTGCCGCACCTCATCGTCAGCGGCGACCAGCGGCACTGGGGCGAGTTCATCACCCCGGGCCTGCTCTTCCTCTACATCGCCGGCTGGATCGGGTGGGTCGGCAGGAGCTACCTCATCGCCATCAGCGGCGAGAAGAAGCCCGCCATGAGGGAGATCATCATCGACGTCGAGCTCGCCACGAGGCTCCTCCCCAGGGGGTTCATCTGGCCCGTCGCAGCCTACCGCGAGCTCATCAACGGAGAGCTCGTCGTCGACGACAAGGACATCGGCTACTACTAA
- the LOC120649571 gene encoding protein FAR1-RELATED SEQUENCE 5-like isoform X1 has product MVDRAAAPAETASCDPTPEPDAPPRQSGAADEQEDAPAGAAAGPPPPPQQAGDADEGEDVSGSPAGPPAERCGAMMEVVGKDGGGGKWKVSKLVVEHNHELQVAPGEVAATVPALGMEFDSVDAAKEFYYGYGERVGFKACTGSNRRSVGNGEKIMQRFQCWRGNYSSRRGKGKDSDEGKEAEEMVEAAAAAAAAARKRKREPYKTRSRNRNAGKKDAEVVEVKGVGVGGPENGLEVQNGRGSRRGRSKKGMVEQDGKSVAGLEVEKDGVQDAAADSNDEELEDDGKDQEGVEEDVQVEVKRGRGRPRKAVTEDDALQAHVLRELGVRASQYNHEERKKIISKYLSKRQSRPASNRPTKIASRQALAERRKRGNGGRFLSSEAQLPSRQPSERRAKRLEKQNLKMEEKAEGKEDDIIEAEPDPENEVVAGPGGELKIGMVFLNEDKAYEFYVNYAEAEGFSVRKGFLDKTAKNVKKSRAYVCSKEGFRPKNISAESKKPRPETRTGCQAHMTIKITASGKYVVTEFVSDHNHDREAPLVDIQILKSQKLLAKVQQPPDPPKVVLIPNEYKNYTRTKCIKDMQLGDAQAISEYLRRMKGENPSFFYAIQVDEDDQFTNVFWADIKSIMDYNYFGDVVCIDTRYCTIDYGRPLLLFIGVNHHKQPIIFGTALIYDDSVQSFRWLLETFKSAMSGKQPKTVLTDQSTSLIDAISTVWPGTTHRFSLLHLFLTASNVLRDNFQDSETFALDFSRWLYDYEEEDFISSWEILSEKYNLKDSEWLSKLYDDRERWALPYGRDTFCADIAATLRSDNTDTILKDLLKSEVDLRTFFNSYDKFLVEKRLAEQQADYLGAQMTQRVAPLRLLWQVANSYTPSLFEMFRMEFEQISNCIVYSCGEIGPISEYQVTVKDRPRSQFVRFDLTECMAVCSCKKFEFTGLPCCHVLKILELRNIKELPPHYILKRWRKDAQSEAPGESYGYAAIDEDPRFSLSRRYNTLCRTLYKIAAKASESFEAYAFVENQYEQLVEQVEVLLQAKLHDKSSLSAILKGHQPHLLQSEVSNSEPRRVTAKKNKNVEPRRQQQSPLDSNKKKKARQGLLEPEEIDIPLRIVPPTVSNDIPNHLRTPTSQFLAPSHIMQAPYVAQQFGLGSLQGFPGMSPFGQLQEPAPLHQPSHLQPPPFHNGPQIPQAPPPDIQSLQFLSSNPQLGHQTTDQGQYTIPVWDFL; this is encoded by the exons aTGGTCGAtcgggccgccgcgccggcggagacggcgaGCTGCGACCCGACGCCGGAGCCCGACGCGCCGCCCCGCCAGTCCGGTGCCGCCGATGAGCAGGAGGACGCTCCGGCGGGGGCGGCCGCCGggcccccgcctcctccgcagCAGGCCGGCGACGCTGACGAGGGGGAGGACGTTTCGGGTTCGCCGGCGGGCCCCCCGGCTGAGCGTTGCGGGGCGATGATGGAGGTGGTGGggaaggacggcggcgggggcaagTGGAAGGTGTCCAAGCTGGTGGTGGAGCACAACCACGAGCTGCAGGTCGCCCCCGGCGAGGTCGCGGCGACCGTgccggcgctcgggatggagttcgactccgtggaCGCCGCCAAGGAATTCTACTACGGATACGGCGAGCGGGTGGGGTTCAAGGCGTGTACGGGCTCTAACCGCCGCTCGGTGGGCAATGGCGAGAAGATCATGCAGCGTTTCCAGTGCTGGAGGGGCAATTACTCTAGCAGGAGGGGTAAAGGGAAGGATTCGGATGAGGGGAAGGAAGCAGAGGAGAtggtggaggctgctgctgcagctgctgccgctgccaggaagaggaagagggagccTTATAAGACGAGGAGCCGCAACCGCAATGCTGGGAAGAAGGATGCTGAAGTCGTTGAGGTGAAGGGTGTTGGGGTGGGAGGTCCTGAGAATGGGCTAGAGGTGCAGAATGGGAGGGGTTCCAGGAGGGGTAGGAGTAAGAAGGGTATGGTGGAGCAGGATGGGAAGTCTGTTGCTGGGTTGGAGGTGGAGAAGGATGGGGTACaagatgctgctgctgattCTAACGATGAGGAATTGGAGGATGATGGGAAGGATCAGGAGGGAGTGGAAGAGGATGTCCAGGTGGAAgtgaagagagggagggggaggccCAGGAAGGCTGTTACGGAGGATGACGCCCTGCAGGCACATGTGTTGAGGGAGCTCGGTGTGAGGGCGTCGCAGTACAATCacgaggagaggaagaagataatCAGCAAGTACCTCTCGAAGCGACAGAGCAGACCTGCCTCAAACAGGCCTACCAAG ATTGCCTCACGACAAGCTTTGGCTGAGAGGCGTAAGCGCGGCAATGGAGGTAGATTCCTGTCAAGTGAAGCACAGCTG CCTTCACGGCAGCCTTCAGAAAGACGCGCCAAACGTCTTGAGAAGCAAAATCTCAAAATGGAAGAGAAG GCAGAGGGCAAGGAAGATGACATAATTGAAGCAGAACCAGATCCAGAAAACGAAGTAGTTGCTGGACCTGGAGGAGAACTGAAGATAGGTATGGTTTTCCTGAATGAGGATAAGGCCTATGAATTCTATGTCAACTATGCTGAAGCTGAAGGATTCAGTGTCCGAAAAGGCTTTTTGGACAAAACTGCGAAGAATGTTAAAAAATCTCGAGCATATGTTTGTTCCAAGGAGGGATTTCGTCCGAAAAATATTTCTGCTGAATCAAAGAAGCCACGACCAGAAACAAGAACCGGTTGCCAGGCACACATGACTATTAAAATTACAGCAAGTGGAAAATATGTAGTGACTGAATTTGTGTCTGATCATAATCATGATCGTGAAGCTCCTTTGGTGGACATTCAGATTTTAAAGTCACAAAAACTGTTAGCAAAGGTACAACAGCCTCCTGATCCACCAAAAGTTGTTTTGATTCCAAATGAGTATAAAAATTACACAAGGACAAAATGCATAAAAGATATGCAATTAGGTGATGCCCAGGCCATCAGTGAATATTTACGAAGGATGAAAGGCGAGAATCCTTCTTTCTTTTATGCCAttcaagtggatgaagatgacCAATTCACAAATGTATTCTGGGCTGACATTAAATCAATAATGGATTATAATTACTTCGGCGATGTAGTGTGTATCGACACAAGATATTGCACAATTGATTATGGGAGACCTCTACTGTTGTTTATTGGTGTTAACCATCATAAGCAGCCAATAATATTCGGTACAGCATTGATTTATGATGACTCAGTTCAATCCTTTAGATGGTTGTTAGAGACCTTCAAATCAGCTATGAGTGGAAAACAGCCAAAAACAGTTTTGACTGATCAGTCTACATCACTTATCGATGCAATTTCTACTGTTTGGCCTGGGACCACTCATCGCTTCTCACTGTTGCATCTATTTCTGACTGCTAGCAATGTATTAAGGGATAACTTCCAAGATTcagaaacttttgcacttgATTTTAGTAGGTGGCTGTATGACTATGAGGAGGAAGACTTCATTTCAAGCTGGGAAATCCTTTCGGAGAAGTACAATTTAAAGGATAGTGAGTGGTTAAGTAAATTGTACGATGATAGAGAAAGATGGGCTTTGCCATATGGGCGTGATACATTTTGTGCAGATATTGCAGCCACATTAAGAAGTGATAACACAGATACTATCCTGAAAGATCTCCTTAAATCAGAAGTAGATCTCCGAACCTTCTTCAACAGTTATGATAAATTTTTGGTGGAAAAACGTCTAGCTGAACAACAAGCTGACTACCTTGGGGCTCAAATGACACAAAGGGTAGCACCACTGCGGTTGCTTTGGCAAGTTGCTAATTCATATACTCCATCACTTTTTGAGATGTTCAGGATGGAATTTGAACAGATCTCGAACTGCATAGTCTATAGCTGTGGTGAGATTGGACCGATATCTGAGTACCAGGTTACTGTCAAAGACAGGCCTCGGAGTCAGTTTGTTAGGTTTGATTTGACAGAATGTATGGCTGTTTGTAGTTGTAAGAAGTTTGAATTCACAGGCCTTCCATGTTGTCATGTATTGAAAATTCTTGAACTGAGAAATATCAAAGAACTTCCACCGCACTATATCCTGAAAAGATGGAGAAAAGATGCTCAAAGCGAAGCTCCTGGAGAGAGCTATGGCTATGCAGCCATAGATGAAGATCCCAGGTTTTCATTGTCAAGGCGGTACAATACATTGTGCCGAACTTTATACAAAATTGCAGCAAAAGCTTCTGAAAGCTTTGAAGCTTATGCATTCGTGGAGAACCAATATGAACAGCTTGTGGAACAAGTGGAGGTACTTTTGCAAGCAAAGTTGCATGATAAATCTTCTTTAAGTGCTATCCTGAAAGGCCATCAGCCACATCTGCTTCAGAGTGAAGTCAGCAACAGTGAACCTCGCAGGGTAACGgctaagaaaaataaaaatgtaGAGCCGCGTCGCCAGCAACAAAGTCCTCTAGATTcaaataagaagaaaaaggcTAGACAAG GTCTATTGGAGCCTGAGGAAATTGATATCCCACTCAGGATTGTTCCTCCCACAGTATCAAACGATATTCCAAATCATTTAAGAACTCCAACCAGTCAATTTCTTGCACCAAGCCATATAATGCAG GCACCGTATGTTGCCCAGCAGTTTGGTCTTGGTTCTCTCCAGGGATTCCCAGGCATGTCACCATTTGGGCAG CTTCAAGAACCAGCACCACTTCATCAACCTTCTCATCTGCAACCACCACCCTTTCATAATGGTCCTCAAATCCCCCAG GCTCCACCTCCAGACATACAATCACTCCAGTTCCTTAGCAGCAACCCTCAACTGGGGCACCAGACTACGGATCAAGGCCAGTACACCATTCCAGTCTGGGATTTCCTGTGA
- the LOC120649571 gene encoding protein FAR1-RELATED SEQUENCE 5-like isoform X2, with amino-acid sequence MVDRAAAPAETASCDPTPEPDAPPRQSGAADEQEDAPAGAAAGPPPPPQQAGDADEGEDVSGSPAGPPAERCGAMMEVVGKDGGGGKWKVSKLVVEHNHELQVAPGEVAATVPALGMEFDSVDAAKEFYYGYGERVGFKACTGSNRRSVGNGEKIMQRFQCWRGNYSSRRGKGKDSDEGKEAEEMVEAAAAAAAAARKRKREPYKTRSRNRNAGKKDAEVVEVKGVGVGGPENGLEVQNGRGSRRGRSKKGMVEQDGKSVAGLEVEKDGVQDAAADSNDEELEDDGKDQEGVEEDVQVEVKRGRGRPRKAVTEDDALQAHVLRELGVRASQYNHEERKKIISKYLSKRQSRPASNRPTKPSRQPSERRAKRLEKQNLKMEEKAEGKEDDIIEAEPDPENEVVAGPGGELKIGMVFLNEDKAYEFYVNYAEAEGFSVRKGFLDKTAKNVKKSRAYVCSKEGFRPKNISAESKKPRPETRTGCQAHMTIKITASGKYVVTEFVSDHNHDREAPLVDIQILKSQKLLAKVQQPPDPPKVVLIPNEYKNYTRTKCIKDMQLGDAQAISEYLRRMKGENPSFFYAIQVDEDDQFTNVFWADIKSIMDYNYFGDVVCIDTRYCTIDYGRPLLLFIGVNHHKQPIIFGTALIYDDSVQSFRWLLETFKSAMSGKQPKTVLTDQSTSLIDAISTVWPGTTHRFSLLHLFLTASNVLRDNFQDSETFALDFSRWLYDYEEEDFISSWEILSEKYNLKDSEWLSKLYDDRERWALPYGRDTFCADIAATLRSDNTDTILKDLLKSEVDLRTFFNSYDKFLVEKRLAEQQADYLGAQMTQRVAPLRLLWQVANSYTPSLFEMFRMEFEQISNCIVYSCGEIGPISEYQVTVKDRPRSQFVRFDLTECMAVCSCKKFEFTGLPCCHVLKILELRNIKELPPHYILKRWRKDAQSEAPGESYGYAAIDEDPRFSLSRRYNTLCRTLYKIAAKASESFEAYAFVENQYEQLVEQVEVLLQAKLHDKSSLSAILKGHQPHLLQSEVSNSEPRRVTAKKNKNVEPRRQQQSPLDSNKKKKARQGLLEPEEIDIPLRIVPPTVSNDIPNHLRTPTSQFLAPSHIMQAPYVAQQFGLGSLQGFPGMSPFGQLQEPAPLHQPSHLQPPPFHNGPQIPQAPPPDIQSLQFLSSNPQLGHQTTDQGQYTIPVWDFL; translated from the exons aTGGTCGAtcgggccgccgcgccggcggagacggcgaGCTGCGACCCGACGCCGGAGCCCGACGCGCCGCCCCGCCAGTCCGGTGCCGCCGATGAGCAGGAGGACGCTCCGGCGGGGGCGGCCGCCGggcccccgcctcctccgcagCAGGCCGGCGACGCTGACGAGGGGGAGGACGTTTCGGGTTCGCCGGCGGGCCCCCCGGCTGAGCGTTGCGGGGCGATGATGGAGGTGGTGGggaaggacggcggcgggggcaagTGGAAGGTGTCCAAGCTGGTGGTGGAGCACAACCACGAGCTGCAGGTCGCCCCCGGCGAGGTCGCGGCGACCGTgccggcgctcgggatggagttcgactccgtggaCGCCGCCAAGGAATTCTACTACGGATACGGCGAGCGGGTGGGGTTCAAGGCGTGTACGGGCTCTAACCGCCGCTCGGTGGGCAATGGCGAGAAGATCATGCAGCGTTTCCAGTGCTGGAGGGGCAATTACTCTAGCAGGAGGGGTAAAGGGAAGGATTCGGATGAGGGGAAGGAAGCAGAGGAGAtggtggaggctgctgctgcagctgctgccgctgccaggaagaggaagagggagccTTATAAGACGAGGAGCCGCAACCGCAATGCTGGGAAGAAGGATGCTGAAGTCGTTGAGGTGAAGGGTGTTGGGGTGGGAGGTCCTGAGAATGGGCTAGAGGTGCAGAATGGGAGGGGTTCCAGGAGGGGTAGGAGTAAGAAGGGTATGGTGGAGCAGGATGGGAAGTCTGTTGCTGGGTTGGAGGTGGAGAAGGATGGGGTACaagatgctgctgctgattCTAACGATGAGGAATTGGAGGATGATGGGAAGGATCAGGAGGGAGTGGAAGAGGATGTCCAGGTGGAAgtgaagagagggagggggaggccCAGGAAGGCTGTTACGGAGGATGACGCCCTGCAGGCACATGTGTTGAGGGAGCTCGGTGTGAGGGCGTCGCAGTACAATCacgaggagaggaagaagataatCAGCAAGTACCTCTCGAAGCGACAGAGCAGACCTGCCTCAAACAGGCCTACCAAG CCTTCACGGCAGCCTTCAGAAAGACGCGCCAAACGTCTTGAGAAGCAAAATCTCAAAATGGAAGAGAAG GCAGAGGGCAAGGAAGATGACATAATTGAAGCAGAACCAGATCCAGAAAACGAAGTAGTTGCTGGACCTGGAGGAGAACTGAAGATAGGTATGGTTTTCCTGAATGAGGATAAGGCCTATGAATTCTATGTCAACTATGCTGAAGCTGAAGGATTCAGTGTCCGAAAAGGCTTTTTGGACAAAACTGCGAAGAATGTTAAAAAATCTCGAGCATATGTTTGTTCCAAGGAGGGATTTCGTCCGAAAAATATTTCTGCTGAATCAAAGAAGCCACGACCAGAAACAAGAACCGGTTGCCAGGCACACATGACTATTAAAATTACAGCAAGTGGAAAATATGTAGTGACTGAATTTGTGTCTGATCATAATCATGATCGTGAAGCTCCTTTGGTGGACATTCAGATTTTAAAGTCACAAAAACTGTTAGCAAAGGTACAACAGCCTCCTGATCCACCAAAAGTTGTTTTGATTCCAAATGAGTATAAAAATTACACAAGGACAAAATGCATAAAAGATATGCAATTAGGTGATGCCCAGGCCATCAGTGAATATTTACGAAGGATGAAAGGCGAGAATCCTTCTTTCTTTTATGCCAttcaagtggatgaagatgacCAATTCACAAATGTATTCTGGGCTGACATTAAATCAATAATGGATTATAATTACTTCGGCGATGTAGTGTGTATCGACACAAGATATTGCACAATTGATTATGGGAGACCTCTACTGTTGTTTATTGGTGTTAACCATCATAAGCAGCCAATAATATTCGGTACAGCATTGATTTATGATGACTCAGTTCAATCCTTTAGATGGTTGTTAGAGACCTTCAAATCAGCTATGAGTGGAAAACAGCCAAAAACAGTTTTGACTGATCAGTCTACATCACTTATCGATGCAATTTCTACTGTTTGGCCTGGGACCACTCATCGCTTCTCACTGTTGCATCTATTTCTGACTGCTAGCAATGTATTAAGGGATAACTTCCAAGATTcagaaacttttgcacttgATTTTAGTAGGTGGCTGTATGACTATGAGGAGGAAGACTTCATTTCAAGCTGGGAAATCCTTTCGGAGAAGTACAATTTAAAGGATAGTGAGTGGTTAAGTAAATTGTACGATGATAGAGAAAGATGGGCTTTGCCATATGGGCGTGATACATTTTGTGCAGATATTGCAGCCACATTAAGAAGTGATAACACAGATACTATCCTGAAAGATCTCCTTAAATCAGAAGTAGATCTCCGAACCTTCTTCAACAGTTATGATAAATTTTTGGTGGAAAAACGTCTAGCTGAACAACAAGCTGACTACCTTGGGGCTCAAATGACACAAAGGGTAGCACCACTGCGGTTGCTTTGGCAAGTTGCTAATTCATATACTCCATCACTTTTTGAGATGTTCAGGATGGAATTTGAACAGATCTCGAACTGCATAGTCTATAGCTGTGGTGAGATTGGACCGATATCTGAGTACCAGGTTACTGTCAAAGACAGGCCTCGGAGTCAGTTTGTTAGGTTTGATTTGACAGAATGTATGGCTGTTTGTAGTTGTAAGAAGTTTGAATTCACAGGCCTTCCATGTTGTCATGTATTGAAAATTCTTGAACTGAGAAATATCAAAGAACTTCCACCGCACTATATCCTGAAAAGATGGAGAAAAGATGCTCAAAGCGAAGCTCCTGGAGAGAGCTATGGCTATGCAGCCATAGATGAAGATCCCAGGTTTTCATTGTCAAGGCGGTACAATACATTGTGCCGAACTTTATACAAAATTGCAGCAAAAGCTTCTGAAAGCTTTGAAGCTTATGCATTCGTGGAGAACCAATATGAACAGCTTGTGGAACAAGTGGAGGTACTTTTGCAAGCAAAGTTGCATGATAAATCTTCTTTAAGTGCTATCCTGAAAGGCCATCAGCCACATCTGCTTCAGAGTGAAGTCAGCAACAGTGAACCTCGCAGGGTAACGgctaagaaaaataaaaatgtaGAGCCGCGTCGCCAGCAACAAAGTCCTCTAGATTcaaataagaagaaaaaggcTAGACAAG GTCTATTGGAGCCTGAGGAAATTGATATCCCACTCAGGATTGTTCCTCCCACAGTATCAAACGATATTCCAAATCATTTAAGAACTCCAACCAGTCAATTTCTTGCACCAAGCCATATAATGCAG GCACCGTATGTTGCCCAGCAGTTTGGTCTTGGTTCTCTCCAGGGATTCCCAGGCATGTCACCATTTGGGCAG CTTCAAGAACCAGCACCACTTCATCAACCTTCTCATCTGCAACCACCACCCTTTCATAATGGTCCTCAAATCCCCCAG GCTCCACCTCCAGACATACAATCACTCCAGTTCCTTAGCAGCAACCCTCAACTGGGGCACCAGACTACGGATCAAGGCCAGTACACCATTCCAGTCTGGGATTTCCTGTGA
- the LOC120649572 gene encoding uncharacterized protein LOC120649572 — MDPAREPLAGGLQHRPAAAARAGGGAQAPRGQRAIHPDVDPQPRPWPWMQKVAIVAIVLLGCLQFLPATHFRDPNDPHRNWIPIHGSRNPTDLSNVVGSVDIFSWISCLDLRTLAVLTNSTLSSSSDPQNISFHFLIPEGGNDKLPYHKLKVVLPDSNLTVTSQRQIKDKLNVATPERNFLWLFHKELSPLLIAKSQLSKKRYLHISADSIVKGKIEDLGRMDLGTYAVAATEDCSKHFGDIVSMDVLSAIQRAAAKSWVSKEPYDKDACLVDFDVLLVEPRKLEKNLVDSIKWWSGVVNVANPRDHIRLAIALALYDKYLKLPLIWKRANANADILNYDGPKKVCSDDGRQHEQSSYGDNWKEYLHQKSEAILHY, encoded by the exons ATGGACCCAGCGCGGgagccgctcgccggcggcctccagcaccgccccgcggcggccgcgagggcCGGAGGGGGGGCACAGGCGCCGCGCGGGCAGCGCGCCATCCACCCCGACGTCGACCCGCAGCCGCGGCCGTGGCCCTGGATGCAGAAGGTGGCTATCGTCGCCATCGTGCTGCTCGGGTGCCTCCAGTTCCTGCCGGCCACGCACTTCCGGGACCCCAACGACCCGCACCGCAACTGGATCCCCATCCACGGCTCGCGCAACCCGACG GATTTGTCAAATGTGGTCGGAAGTGTAGATATCTTCTCTTGGATAAGCTGTCTGGATCTTCGTACTCTTGCTGTGCTGACAAATTCCACACTGTCCAGCTCAAG TGATCCACAGAATATATCTTTCCATTTCTTAATACCTGAAGGAGGCAACGATAAATTGCCCTACCACAAGTTAAAAGTAGTGCTACCTGATTCAAATCTCACAGTTACTAG TCAGAGGCAAATCAAGGACAAGCTAAATGTTGCTACCCCAGAAAGAAACTTCCTTTGGTTATTCCACAAGGAGCTGTCACCCCTCCTTATTGCAAAATCTCAGTTGTCCAAAAAGAGATATCTTCATATCTCTGCAGACTCCATTGTAAAG GGCAAAATTGAAGATCTTGGTCGGATGGATTTAGGCACTTATGCTGTTGCTGCCACTGAAGATTGCAGCAAGCACTTTGGTGATATTGTCAGCATGGACGTTCTAAGTGCCATACAAAGAGCAGCTGCAAAAAGTTGGGTGTCTAAAGAGCCTTACGACAAGGATGCGTGCCTAGTTGACTTTGATGTGCTCTTGGTAGAGCCTCGCAAGCTGGAGAAGAACCTGGTTGATTCCATCAAGTGGTGGTCCGGAGTTGTTAATGTAGCCAATCCAAG AGACCACATTAGGTTGGCAATTGCTCTTGCCCTCTATGACAAGTATCTGAAGCTACCTTTGATTTGGAAGCGTGCAAATGCTAATGCTGACATTCTCAACTACGATGGACCGAAAAAAGTTTGCTCTGATGATGGTCGTCAGCACGAGCAATCAAGCTATGGTGACAACTGGAAGGAATACCTTCATCAGAAATCTGAAGCCATACTTCACTACTAA
- the LOC120649573 gene encoding uncharacterized protein LOC120649573, with protein MAGAGAPSAWGPSPALVTALVALMGLGLAAYIVGPQLYWHAAEALTAAGACPACDCNCDARPLLDLPEDCAKQFKGVKSRASGEETEKSFTELLIEELRQREEEATQAQQEAGVKLLEAKKLASQYQKEADKCSSGMDTCEEAREKSAEALVEQRKLTSLWEQRARELGWKPDNTRHT; from the exons ATGGCGGGAGCCGGGGCGCCGTCGGCGTGGGGCCCGAGCCCGGCGCTGGTGACCGCGCTGGTGGCGCTGATGGGGCTCGGCCTCGCCGCCTACATCGTGGGGCCGCAGCTCTACTGGCACGCCGCGGAGGCGCTCACGGCGGCCGGGGCGTGCCCCGCCTGCGACTGCAACTGCGACGCGCGCCCGCTCCTCGACCTCCCGGAAG ATTGTGCCAAACAATTCAAAGGGGTTAAGAGTCGTGCCTCTGGTGAAGAAACAGAAAAGAGTTTCACAGAGCTGCTTATAGAAGAACTGAGGCAGAGAGAAGAGGAGGCGACACAAGCTCAGCAAGAGGCTGGTGTAAAGTTGCTCGAGGCCAAGAAGTTAGCTTCACAGTATCAAAAGGAGGCTGACAAATGCAGCTCAGGTATGGACACCTGTGAAGAAGCTAGGGAGAAATCAGCGGAAGCATTGGTCGAACAAAGGAAACTGACTTCTTTGTGGGAGCAAAGGGCTCGGGAACTAGGATGGAAACCTGATAATACAAGGCACACATAG
- the LOC120649576 gene encoding transcription factor JUNGBRUNNEN 1-like: MVAKEFGREVISMDKVKTDGEALIAAGDEEEDDVVLPGFRFHPTDEELVTFYLRRKVARKPLSIEIIKEMDIYKHDPWDLPKASTAGGEKEWYFFCLRGRKYRNSIRPNRVTGSGFWKATGIDRPIYSATNNSGESIGLKKSLVYYRGSAGKGTKTDWMMHEFRLPPAAANSSPSMQEAEVWTICRIFKRNITYKRQQPQQLWRQPVATGNGLPPPDSSSNTGSFESDGGDEYMNFLPTAAPSVPRQRHFSNQMNILNGGGGGDFFRESVHSHQQFQRQWFNSVPPPAIEQKPKLNSPAMTIAFHQNDQSLAANDCYKDGYWDEITRFMEINDPAVFYDCRYA, encoded by the exons ATGGTGGCCAAGGAGTTTGGGAGAGAAGTAATAAGCATGGACAAGGTGAAGACGGACGGAGAAGCGCTGATCGCCGCCGGagacgaggaggaagacgacgtgGTGCTGCCGGGGTTCCGGTTTCACCCGACCGACGAGGAGCTCGTCACGTTCTACCTCCGCCGTAAGGTGGCGAGGAAGCCGCTCAGCATAGAGATCATCAAGGAGATGGACATCTACAAGCATGATCCATGGGACCTCCCTA AGGCGAGCACGGCTGGTGGAGAGAAGGAATGGTACTTCTTCTGCCTGCGAGGGAGGAAGTACCGGAACAGCATCAGGCCCAACAGGGTCACCGGCTCCGGGTTCTGGAAGGCCACCGGCATCGACCGCCCCATCTACTCCGCCACCAATAACTCTGGCGAGTCCATCGGCCTCAAGAAGTCCCTCGTGTACTACCGCGGCAGCGCCGGCAAGGGCACCAAGACCGACTGGATGATGCACGAGTtccgcctcccgccggccgccgccaatTCCTCCCCGAGCATGCAAGAAGCT GAGGTCTGGACCATCTGCAGGATCTTCAAGAGGAACATCACCTACAAGaggcagcagccgcagcagctgtGGAGGCAGCCGGTGGCCACCGGCAACGgtctgccgccgccggactcgAGCTCCAACACGGGGAGCTTCGAGTCCGACGGCGGGGACGAGTACATGAACTTCCTGCCGACCGCCGCTCCGAGCGTGCCCCGGCAGCGTCACTTCAGCAATCAGATGAACATCctaaacggcggcggcggcggcgacttctTCAGGGAGAGCGTGCACAGCCACCAGCAGTTTCAGAGGCAGTGGTTCAATTCCGTACCTCCACCGGCAATAGAGCAGAAGCCGAAGCTGAACTCTCCGGCGATGACCATTGCGTTCCATCAGAACGATCAGAGCCTTGCCGCGAACGATTGCTACAAAGACGGGTACTGGGATGAGATTACCAGGTTCATGGAGATCAATGATCCAGCAGTATTTTACGACTGTAGATATGCTTGA